One segment of Stappia sp. 28M-7 DNA contains the following:
- a CDS encoding (2Fe-2S)-binding protein: MIRLNINGQDREIDVDPDTPLLWVLRDELGMTGTKYGCGIAACGACTVHLDGMAVRSCQTMASDAEGMSIVTIEGVDGKAAKAVQDAWRELEVPQCGYCQSGQILAATALLAETPKPSDEDIDMAMSGNVCRCATYTRIRAAIHRAADTMEG; encoded by the coding sequence ATGATCCGATTGAACATCAATGGCCAGGATCGCGAGATCGATGTCGATCCCGATACGCCGCTGCTCTGGGTCCTGCGCGACGAACTCGGCATGACCGGCACCAAATACGGCTGCGGCATCGCCGCCTGCGGTGCCTGCACCGTCCATCTCGACGGCATGGCCGTGCGCTCCTGCCAAACCATGGCGAGCGATGCGGAAGGCATGTCCATCGTCACCATCGAGGGTGTCGACGGCAAGGCGGCCAAGGCCGTCCAGGACGCCTGGCGCGAACTCGAAGTGCCGCAATGCGGCTACTGCCAGTCCGGCCAGATCCTGGCCGCCACTGCGCTTCTCGCCGAGACGCCGAAGCCGTCCGATGAGGACATCGACATGGCGATGAGCGGCAATGTCTGTCGCTGTGCCACCTACACCCGTATCCGCGCGGCGATCCATCGCGCCGCCGACACGATGGAGGGCTGA